One Nitrospira sp. DNA window includes the following coding sequences:
- a CDS encoding Anaerobic respiratory reductase chaperone: protein MTSKQVVQPTSPSSTAVAPPQAVPIKDSPAVERALNRSKIYLLFSWSLLYPEDEEFLDYLQCGEFVEDGRAALEGLRVALDGIGGERASQKIALMKKQFDQIEKLVSSECVNWQIGDLQTEHRRVFTNVITLDCPPYETLFGNDHVFAQSHVMGDIAGFYKAFGVELSKDVHERLDHLSVELEFMHFLTYKESYSRCHDGIEKTDIVVDAQKKFIKNHIGRWVPLFCRMLAKKSDTGLFKLIADCMSEWMDFEVAFLGVTVQPYSEADYRPATFNAPEGQTYECGAQDKGNELSMLLSEVGAQSFMDQKTKEKDDEKGEGPVGTA, encoded by the coding sequence ATGACATCGAAACAAGTCGTGCAGCCTACCTCCCCGTCCTCCACCGCAGTCGCTCCCCCGCAGGCGGTCCCCATCAAAGATTCGCCGGCCGTTGAACGCGCGCTCAATCGCAGCAAAATCTACCTTCTCTTCTCCTGGAGTTTATTGTATCCGGAGGATGAGGAATTTTTGGATTATTTGCAGTGTGGTGAATTCGTCGAAGACGGACGCGCGGCATTGGAAGGTCTTCGCGTGGCGCTCGATGGAATCGGAGGCGAACGTGCGAGCCAGAAAATCGCTCTGATGAAGAAGCAGTTCGACCAGATCGAGAAGTTGGTGTCATCCGAGTGCGTCAATTGGCAAATCGGCGACCTCCAAACGGAACATCGCCGGGTGTTCACCAATGTGATCACGCTCGATTGTCCGCCTTATGAAACCCTCTTCGGCAACGACCACGTCTTCGCGCAGTCCCATGTGATGGGGGACATCGCAGGGTTTTATAAGGCCTTCGGAGTTGAACTTTCGAAAGACGTTCATGAGCGTCTGGACCACCTCAGTGTCGAACTCGAATTCATGCATTTCTTGACCTATAAGGAATCCTATTCGCGTTGTCACGATGGGATCGAGAAGACGGACATCGTGGTCGATGCGCAAAAGAAGTTCATTAAGAATCATATCGGCCGGTGGGTGCCGTTGTTCTGCAGGATGTTGGCGAAGAAATCGGACACCGGGTTGTTCAAGCTGATTGCCGATTGCATGTCGGAATGGATGGATTTTGAAGTCGCCTTCCTCGGGGTGACGGTGCAGCCCTACTCTGAGGCGGACTATAGACCAGCTACCTTCAATGCTCCGGAAGGTCAAACCTACGAGTGTGGGGCGCAGGACAAAGGGAATGAGTTGAGCATGCTGCTGAGTGAGGTCGGGGCCCAGTCCTTCATGGACCAGAAAACGAAAGAGAAGGATGACGAGAAGGGTGAAGGCCCCGTCGGAACTGCGTAG